In the genome of Felis catus isolate Fca126 chromosome E1, F.catus_Fca126_mat1.0, whole genome shotgun sequence, the window GCCTAACCTTCGGGGGTCCAGCGCATAAAAGCCCCAGAACCGGAGGAGGCACCAGAATCTGACAACCTCACCTCCGGACAGGACccgcccaccctccaccccagacaCCATGACCCACTCGTGCTGCTCCTCTTGCTGCCAGCCTACGtgctgcaggaccacctgctgccggaccacctgctgccagcccagcggCTGTGGGTCCAGCGGCTATGGGTcgagctgctgccagccttgctgccgcccAACTTGCTGTCACaccacctgctgccggaccacctgctgccagcccagctgctgtGGGTGTAGCGGCTGTGGACACAACTGCGGTGGGTCTAGCGGCTGTGgttccagctgctgccagccttgctgccgcccAGCTTGCTGTCACaccacctgctgccggaccacctgctgccagcccagctgctgtGGGTCCAGCGGCTGCGGACACAACTGCGGTGGGTCTAGCGGCTGTGGGTcgagctgctgccagccttgctgctgCCCAACTTGCTGTCATaccacctgctgccggaccacctgctgccagcccagctgtTGTGGGTCCAGCGGCTGTGGACAAAACTGATGTGGGTCCCGCTGCTGCCAGCCAGGTTGCTGAACCCCCGTGTACTGCACGAGAACCTGCTACCACCCCACCTGCTGCGGCCTGCCTGGGTGCCTAGCCCAGGGCTCTGGATCCTGCTGCCAGCCTTCCTGCTGCTGATTGCCTCGCCAAGAACCACCATCTGACTTGCCACTTGGGAATTGGTCACCGCCAAGCGTTGCGGAAAGCCAGCCCGCAATCCCCAACATCTCGGTTAGTCGCCTGCCTGTCTACCATCTTGTGAACCGGCCCGATGAAGTTGTGGACCGCTTCTCCCTGATTcgcttcttctttccttcctctgcgtCATGTGCCAGCTTCACCCATCCTGATACAGAGTGAGGATCTCTGTTTGGTCTCCATAGTCAAGAACTTTATCCTGTCCCTCTAAATACGTCAGCGAAACAACTCCTCAGGAATGACCTATAACTCGTGGAAACTGCTGAAAGCCCACACGGGTATGTTTCCTTTCTCGGTGTACTCATGAAGCTTGTACGCCTCTTGCTGCCTGTCATGTTCCCTTTCAATGTCTCCCTAGACGCGGGGAGTCTCACCTGCATCTCTTAATAAATCCTAATCATTTGGAATCCCGTACTGTCTATGTGTTTTTGTACCCTGTTTCCAATGCGAGGTTTTGTACGTACATTTTACATCACATGCAGTGTCCGTGTGGAGCCATACACGGTCCTCCACAAGTCATTATGCGCATTTTCAGCTGAGGAGATTTCACGGTGGAATGTCCCACAGCTGGCATGGACACACTCGGATCCAAGACTGTGGTTCGGGCGCTTGCTGAAGCGCACTTACGTTCAGATCTCCAGACGTGGTAGCAGACACCCTTAGTCTCAGCACCAGCAACGTGTCCATCCGAGGCCTGCTTTGACCGCACAAGTGTTACTCTCCTGTCCAGGCGGGCCATCACTGGCACTACGTTGTAGACATCAGTGTCCTACAACTCAGCCACAGCAGCCATATGTGAGGACGGCGGGACCTGCCCTTTAGAGCCCTGGGGAACACGGGATGCTCCTGTTGCCTTGGGTGGCATCCGGCCCCTCAGCACTCTTCTGCCTCACATACAGGTGAGCCTGCGGTGTCCTCGTGAGCCACAGAGGCAGCTGAACACGCTTGTGTTTGGGTCGTGCATATCACATTCTTGTTTGGCCTCCTCGTCCCCAGGACCTAATGGTATAGTAAAATGGCATCATGTGATTTTCTGCCAAACCTATGCATCTCCCCTCCCGTAAGGCAGTTTGTCATGGTGATCAAAATGTTGCCCAGAGAGTTGATGAAGCATGGTGTCAGGGCCAGAGAGATCGTGCAATGGGCACGTAGGACTTTGAGTACTCCATGAGCTCTGAACCATCTAAGGAAACAGAATAAGCTCTGGTATATTGTGGAGGAAGTGTGAGCAACCGAGGGGGGAAAAAACGATGCCTGCTCCGTGGGGGTGAGGAGAATGTGAGGAAGCAAAAAGAGACAACAACGTGTGCATTCCTAGGAGTCGAGGACGAAGGCTGGTGCTCCTGGTCCAGAGCCACTGGTGCCGCGTCAGCACTCAGGGCTGTGAGGCCGATTCAGGCTCTGAGAGGAATAGGAGACAGGGCCCCGGGTCCCTTCCTGGGAGCAGTGGAGGGACCTCTGATGAGCTTCGAAGGCCCCTATGCAGGACACATGCCACCATTGGAGACTAGGTACCCAGGATGCTCTGGAGAGACTGCCAAGGCCAAACGTGCCTACCGCTGCTGGTTCTCAAGAGCGCCGTGTTGGCAAACTGAGATGAAAACCTGACGCGACCCATGTTTCCGAATATTTGCTGGATGTTGACTAAATCCTTCATGAGCATTCCCTTCAATTCTTGGAGGGATTTGCAAAGTAGGTATTAAGGTTCCCATTGtagaggtgaggaaattgagactgagTGGGGTAAAGGAATGTCAGAGTTTGGTTTTCCAGAAGCTCCTCTTAAGTAAAGAGTCCAGGAATGTGGATTCTTTGGGGAGGTCATATCACACTGGTCCGAGTGTGGGGAAGTGTCACAGGGAAGAAACACTTTGAGGCCAGCCTCACAGTTTGCAACCAAAGCTTTAACCTGGAAGGTATCTCAGAAACGGTACAACTCCaaacacgcacacgcgcgcgcgcacgcgatcgcgcacacacacgcagacgcgcgcgcacgcacacacacacacacacacacacacacacaggttgagATTCTCTTATTTCAGCCATGAGGGAGCTGGAGTCTTTATAAACCCACTCTCCAGAAGCAAGGGTTGAGTGTGTTTTCTCCGTGTGGCATGCTCAGGCAGCCTGACATTCTGCTGCGCGTGAAAAGGGCACTTAGGCATTGAGGTGCAGAGCTGGTAGGCAGAAGTTGTCCCAAACACACCAGTACCCAAGAGATAGGGTTGGTGGCTTCAGACGTCTTTGGCAGACTATGGTTGTCACCATTCATTCCACTATGTTCTGAATTAGCCGGGCGGATGGAGAAAATcattggaagaaacagaagaagatgGTGGAATATGAATGGGGGGATGAGGAGAGGagtagggagaaaaggagaagggagggaggaagaaaggaagcatagaaggaagggggcagggaggaagcgagggagaaagggaggagaagaaagagagaaactaaagaatgaagggaaggaaggaaggcaagaaggcaCGGTGTGAGGAAGGGATGGGCAGGcatgcagggaggaagggagaaaggcagaaaaagaaagacagcctgacagaaaaaagaaagagcaaccaTAAATAAAGATGTAATGAGCTACGTGAGGACACTGACGAGGCTAGCTAACAAGGTTAGGACTAGAGTCCCCAACTCACCTGGTTTTGCCCAAACTGCCCCCGCCTTTATGGCCCTGAAAGCCCCCGCCTCCGGTGAAAGCGTTCGACCCGAGGAAAATCAGGGGTCCTGGTCAACAAGGACGTACATTGACTGATGGTTGCTTAGTCCCAGGgtactgctgctgcttctccccaccTGCTTTGCTTCTGCCTCGCCATGTGGCAGAGAAAACCCCAGACATCGGCTACGCAAGGGTCTTTGATTGAACTGAGATACGCAGGTGGGGTTGGGTGCTACAGGAGACAGATAACGCCTGTGGGAGTCTTGAATCCGGCTTCTGTGGGGAAACGGAACTGGGCTCAGGGAACTACCACATCTGTCCCAGTGAACATATCAGCATCGTGCCCCTCACCTCAGAGATACTCGCAATCCACTTACAGTCTAAGGGCAAAGACTGGGGAGGGAACACTGCTGTGAGCCTAGCCACCCCAGCAGAACGTGATCACACGATGGATGCCATGATCACTGAAACAAGAACGATGCTGCTGATGTGCCCACCTTCCTCGCGTTGGAAAATGTTGCTGTGAGTTATTGTCAAATAGGAAACCATTAGACACTTATTTTGTAACGATTCCTAACATTTAGGAAACAGCTTCCTCGTTTATGATTCCCCCAGTGACTACGGAAAACGATGTAAACACCAACAAGGAAAGTCCTGCCCATTGGCCTAACCTTCGGGGGTCCAGCGCATAAAAGCCCCAGAACCGGAGGAGGCACCAGAATCTGACAACCTCACCTCCGGACAGGACccgcccaccctccaccccagacaCCATGACCCACTCGTGCTGCTCCTCTTGCTGCCAGCCTACGtgctgcaggaccacctgctgccggaccacctgctgccagcccagcggCTGTGGGTCCAGCGGCTATGGGTcgagctgctgccagccttgctgccgcccAACTTGCTGTCACaccacctgctgccggaccacctgctgccagcccagctgctgtGGGTGTAGCGGCTGTGGACACAACTGCGGTGGGTCTAGCGGCTGTGgttccagctgctgccagccttgctgccgcccAGCTTGCTGTCACaccacctgctgccggaccacctgctgccagcccagctgctgtGGGTCCAGCGGCTGCGGACACAACTGCGGTGGGTCTAGCGGCTGTGGGTcgagctgctgccagccttgctgctgCCCAACTTGCTGTCATaccacctgctgccggaccacctgctgccagcccagctgtTGTGGGTCCAGCGGCTGTGGACAAAACTGATGTGGGTCCCGCTGCTGCCAGCCAGGTTGCTGAACCCCCGTGTACTGCACGAGAACCTGCTACCACCCCACCTGCTGCGGCCTGCCTGGGTGCCTAGCCCAGGGCTCTGGATCCTGCTGCCAGCCTTCCTGCTGCTGATTGCCTCGCCAAGAACCACCATCTGACTTGCCACTTGGGAATTGGTCACCGCCAAGCGTTGCGGAAAGCCAGCCCGCAATCCCCAACATCTCGGTTAGTCGCCTGCCTGTCTACCATCTTGTGAACCGGCCCGATGAAGTTGTGGACCGCTTCTCCCTGATTcgcttcttctttccttcctctgcgtCATGTGCCAGCTTCACCCATCCTGATACAGAGTGAGGATCTCTGTTTGGTCTCCATAGTCAAGAACTTTATCCTGTCCCTCTAAATACGTCAGCGAAACAACTCCTCAGGAATGACCTATAACTCGTGGAAACTGCTGAAAGCCCACACGGGTATGTTTCCTTTCTCGGTGTACTCATGAAGCTTGTACGCCTCTTGCTGCCTGTCATGTTCCCTTTCAATGTCTCCCTAGACGCGGGGAGTCTCACCTGCATCTCTTAATAAATCCTAATCATTTGGAATCCCGTACTGTCTATGTGTTTTTGTACCCTGTTTCCAATGCGAGGTTTTGTACGTACATTTTACATCACATGCAGTGTCCGTGTGGAGCCATGCACGGTCCTCCACAAGTCATTATGCGCATTTTCAGCTGAGGAGATTTCACGGTGGAATGTCCCACAGCTGGCATGGACACACTCGGATCCAAGACTGTGGTTCGGGCGCTTGCTGAAGCGCACTTACGTTCAGATCTCCAGACGTGGTAGCAGACACCCTTAGTCTCAGCACCAGCAACGTGTCCATCCGAGGCCTGCTTTGACCGCACAAGTGTTACTCTCCTGTCCAGGCGGGCCATCACTGGCACTACGTTGTAGACATCAGTGTCCTACAACTCAGCCACAGCAGCCATATGTGAGGACGGCGGGACCTGCCCTTTAGAGCCCTGGGGAACACGGGATGCTCCTGTTGCCTTGGGTGGCATCCGGCCCCTCAGCACTCTTCTGCCTCACATACAGGTGAGCCTGCGGTGTCCTCGTGAGCCACAGAGGCAGCTGAACACGCTTGTGTTTGGGTCGTGCATATCACATTCTTGTTTGGCCTCCTCGTCCCCAGGACCTAATGGTATAGTAAAATGGCATCATGTGATTTTCTGCCAAACCTATGCATCTCCCCTCCCGTAAGGCAGTTTGTCATGGTGATCAAAATGTTGCCCAGAGAGTTGATGAAGCATGGTGTCAGGGCCAGAGAGATCGTGCAATGGGCACGTAGGACTTTGAGTACTCCATGAGCTCTGAACCATCTAAGGAAACAGAATAAGCTCTGGTATATTGTGGAGGAAGTGTGAGCAACCGAGGGGGGAAAAAACGATGCCTGCTCCGTGGGGGTGAGGAGAATGTGAGGAAGCAAAAAGAGACAACAACGTGTGCATTCCTAGGAGTCGAGGACGAAGGCTGGTGCTCCTGGTCCAGAGCCACTGGTGCCGCGTCAGCACTCAGGGCTGTGAGGCCGATTCAGGCTCTGAGAGGAATAGGAGACAGGGCCCCGGGTCCCTTCCTGGGAGCAGTGGAGGGACCTCTGATGAGCTTCGAAGGCCCCTATGCAGGACACATGCCACCATTGGAGACTAGGTACCCAGGATGCTCTGGAGAGACTGCCAAGGCCAAACGTGCCTACCGCTGCTGGTTCTCAAGAGCGCCGTGTTGGCAAACTGAGATGAAAACCTGACGCGACCCATGTTTCCGAATATTTGCTGGATGTTGACTAAATCCTTCATGAGCATTCCCTTCAATTCTTGGAGGGATTTGCAAAGTAGGTATTAAGGTTCCCATTGtagaggtgaggaaattgagactgagTGGGGTAAAGGAATGTCAGAGTTTGGTTTTCCAGAAGCTCCTCTTAAGTAAAGAGTCCAGGAATGTGGATTCTTTGGGGAGGTCATATCACACTGGTCCGAGTGTGGGGAAGTGTCACAGGGAAGAAACACTTTGAGGCCAGCCTCACAGTTTGCAACCAAAGCTTTAACCTGGAAGGTATCTCAGAAACGGTACAACTCCaaacacgcacacgcgcgcgcgcacgcgatcgcgcacacacacgcagacgcgcgcgcacgcacacacacacacacacacacacacacacaggttgagATTCTCTTATTTCAGCCATGAGGGAGCTGGAGTCTTTATAAACCCACTCTCCAGAAGCAAGGGTTGAGTGTGTTTTCTCCGTGTGGCATGCTCAGGCAGCCTGACATTCTGCTGCGCGTGAAAAGGGCACTTAGGCATTGAGGTGCAGAGCTGGTAGGCAGAAGTTGTCCCAAACACACCAGTACCCAAGAGATAGGGTTGGTGGCTTCAGACGTCTTTGGCAGACTATGGTTGTCACCATTCATTCCACTATGTTCTGAATTAGCCGGGCGGATGGAGAAAATcattggaagaaacagaagaagatgGTGGAATATGAATGGGGGGATGAGGAGAGGagtagggagaaaaggagaagggagggaggaagaaaggaagcatagaaggaagggggcagggaggaagcgagggagaaagggaggagaagaaagagagaaactaaagaatgaagggaaggaaggaaggcaagaaggcaCGGTGTGAGGAAGGGATGGGCAGGcatgcagggaggaagggagaaaggcagaaaaagaaagacagcctgacagaaaaaagaaagagcaaccaTAAATAAAGATGTAATGAGCTACGTGAGGACACTGACGAGGCTAGCTAACAAGGTTAGGACTAGAGTCCCCAACTCACCTGGTTTTGCCCAAACTGCCCCCGCCTTTATGGCCCTGAAAGCCCCCGCCTCCGGTGAAAGCGTTCGACCCGAGGAAAATCAGGGGTCCTGGTCAACAAGGACGTACATTGACTGATGGTTGCTTAGTCCCAGGgtactgctgctgcttctccccaccTGCTTTGCTTCTGCCTCGCCATGTGGCAGAGAAAACCCCAGACATCGGCTACGCAAGGGTCTTTGATTGAACTGAGATACGCAGGTGGGGTTGGGTGCTACAGGAGACAGATAACGCCTGTGGGAGTCTTGAATCCGGCTTCTGTGGGGAAACGGAACTGGGCTCAGGGAACTACCACATCTGTCCCAGTGAACATATCAGCATCGTGCCCCTCACCTCAGAGATACTCGCAATCCACTTACAGTCTAAGGGCAAAGACTGGGGAGGGAACACTGCTGTGAGCCTAGCCACCCCAGCAGAACGTGATCACACGATGGATGCCATGATCACTGAAACAAGAACGATGCTGCTGATGTGCCCACCTTCCTCGCGTTGGAAAATGTTGCTGTGAGTTATTGTCAAATAGGAAACCATTAGACACTTATTTTGTAACGATTCCTAACATTTAGGAAACAGCTTCCTCGTTTATGATTCCCCCAGTGACTACGGAAAACGATGTAAACACCAACAAGGAAAGTCCTGCCCATTGGCCTAACCTTCGGGGGTCCAGCGCATAAAAGCCCCAGAACCGGAGGAGGCACCAGAATCTGACAACCTCACCTCCGGACAGGACccgcccaccctccaccccagacaCCATGACCCACTCGTGCTGCTCCTCTTGCTGCCAGCCTACGtgctgcaggaccacctgctgccggaccacctgctgccagcccagcggCTGTGGGTCCAGCGGCTATGGGTcgagctgctgccagccttgctgccgcccAACTTGCTGTCACaccacctgctgccggaccacctgctgccagcccagctgctgtGGGTGTAGCGGCTGTGGACACAACTGCGGTGGGTCTAGCGGCTGTGgttccagctgctgccagccttgctgccgcccAGCTTGCTGTCACaccacctgctgccggaccacctgctgccagcccagctgctgtGGGTCCAGCGGCTGCGGACACAACTGCGGTGGGTCTAGCGGCTGTGGGTcgagctgctgccagccttgctgctgCCCAACTTGCTGTCATaccacctgctgccggaccacctgctgccagcccagctgtTGTGGGTCCAGCGGCTGTGGACAAAACTGATGTGGGTCCCGCTGCTGCCAGCCAGGTTGCTGAACCCCCGTGTACTGCACGAGAACCTGCTACCACCCCACCTGCTGCGGCCTGCCTGGGTGCCTAGCCCAGGGCTCTGGATCCTGCTGCCAGCCTTCCTGCTGCTGATTGCCTCGCCAAGAACCACCATCTGACTTGCCACTTGGGAATTGGTCACCGCCAAGCGTTGCGGAAAGCCAGCCCGCAATCCCCAACATCTCGGTTAGTCGCCTGCCTGTCTACCATCTTGTGAACCGGCCCGATGAAGTTGTGGACCGCTTCTCCCTGATTcgcttcttctttccttcctctgggtCATGTGCCAGCTTCACCCATCCTGATACAGAGTGAGGATCTCTGTTTGGTCTCCATAGTCAAGAACTTTATCCTGTCCCTCTAAATACGTCAGCGAAACAACTCCTCAGGAATGACCTATAACTCGTGGAAACTGCTGAAAGCCCACACGGGTATGTTTCCTTTCTCGGTGTACTCATGAAGCTTGTACGCCTCTTGCTGCCTGTCATGTTCCCTTTCAATGTCTCCCTAGACGCGGGGAGTCTCACCTGCATCTCTTAATAAATCCTAATCATTTGGAATCCCGTACTGTCTATGTGTTTTTGTACCCTGTTTCCAATGCGAGGTTTTGTACGTACATTTTACATCACATGCAGTGTCCGTGTGGAGCCATACACGGTCCTCCACAAGTCATTATGCGCATTTTCAGCTGAGGAGATTTCACGGTGGAATGTCCCACAGCTGGCATGGACACACTCGGATCCAAGACTGTGGTTCGGGCGCTTGCTGAAGCGCACTTACGTTCAGATCTCCAGACGTGGTAGCAGACACCCTTAGTCTCAGCACCAGCAACGTGTCCATCCGAGGCCTGCTTTGACCGCACAAGTGTTACTCTCCTGTCCAGGCGGGCCATCACTGGCACTACGTTGTAGACATCAGTGTCCTACAACTCAGCCACAGCAGCCATATGTGAGGACGGCGGGACCTGCCCTTTAGAGCCCTGGGGAACACGGGATGCTCCTGTTGCCTTGGGTGGCATCCGGCCCCTCAGCACTCTTCTGCCTCACATACAGGTGAGCCTGCGGTGTCCTCGTGAGCCACAGAGGCAGCTGAACACGCTTGTGTTTGGGTCGTGCATATCACATTCTTGTTTGGCCTCCTTTTCCCCAGGACCTAATGGTATAGTAAAATGGCATCATGTGATTTTCTGCCAAACCTATGTATGTCCCCATCCCGTAAGGCAGTTTTTCAGTTCTTCATAAATCTTGACCAATGGTTATCCAGTAAGTATATTTATTGATGATTTCTTAGTCTCAGTGTTCTCCGTGGCTTCtatcttcctctttgtttctgctttcaCATTTGAAAAAGTTGTTGTCAGACATCCTCCACTCATATGTCTTTGATTGAAATGGGATACAAGATGGACTAGGGTGGTACAAGAGACAGATGACTGTGGAAGTGTTCAATCAGGCTTTTTTGAGTAAACAGACTTCGTCTCAGGCATGATTTTAATTCATTACTGTGAACATATCAATATCATGTCCTTCACTTCAGGAACATCCCAATCTGTGTTCAACCTATGGAGCAACCTGCGGATATCTACTGACC includes:
- the LOC123381888 gene encoding keratin-associated protein 9-1-like, producing MTHSCCSSCCQPTCCRTTCCRTTCCQPSGCGSSGYGSSCCQPCCRPTCCHTTCCRTTCCQPSCCGCSGCGHNCGGSSGCGSSCCQPCCRPACCHTTCCRTTCCQPSCCGSSGCGHNCGGSSGCGSSCCQPCCCPTCCHTTCCRTTCCQPSCCGSSGCGQN